DNA sequence from the Caulobacter segnis genome:
CAGAGCCTCAAGCGCATGGGCGTCGACTATGTCGACATCTTCTATTCGCACCGCGTCGATCCCACGACGCCGCTGGAGGAGACCATGGGCGCCCTGGCCCACCTGCACCGCCAGGGCAAGGCGCTATACGTCGGGATCTCGTCCTACTCGCCCGAGCTGACCCGCCAGGCCCACGCCATCCTCAAGAGCGAGGGCGTGCCGCTGCTGATCCACCAGCCGTCCTATTCGATGGTCAACCGCTGGATCGAGGACGAGTTGCTCGACACCCTCGACACGCTGGGCGTCGGCTGCATCGCCTTCTCGCCGCTGGCCCAGGGCCTGCTGACCAAGAAGTACCTGAACGGCGCGCCGGCGGACTCGCGGGCGGCCCGCAACGGCTCGTTCGGCGGCCACCTGCTGAGCGAGGACAACCTCGCCCGCATTCGCGCCCTGAACGCGATCGCCGAGCGGCGCGGCCAGACCCTGGCCCAGCTGGCCCTGGCTTGGGTGCTGCGCGATCCGCGCGTCACCTCGGCCCTGATCGGCGCCCGCACGGTGGCTCAGCTGGAGGATTCCCTGGCGGCCCTGAACGGTCTCTCCTTCACCGCCGAGGAGCTGGCCGAGATCGACCGGCATGCCTCGGAAGGCGGCGTGGACCTGTGGAAGGTGTCTTCGGAACTCGCAACAAGCGACCTGCCGTAAGGTTAATAGCCAAGGTTTAATGTTTCTTCGGCTTGTGGAACCCAGGCGTTCGCATAAAGTTCTGCCGCTATGGCCAAGGGCGACCAATCCCTTTCCGACCAGGTCGAAGGCCTCGACCGTCTCACCGAGCGTGAGCGCGAGTGTCTTCGTCTCGTCGACCGCCACATGAGCTCCAAGGAGATCGCCCGCGAGCTGGGCCTCTCCAAGCACACCGTCGACTGGCATCTGGACAAGGCGCGACGACGCCTGGGCGCGGCCGACCGCTACGACGCCGCGCGCCGGGTCTTCGACCGGGCCCGTCAGCCCTCCTCCGAAACCGCCTCCGATCAGGGGGGGCTCCCCCCTGTCACCCCCCCTCCGATCGCGTCGGGGTCCGATCCGTCCCGGCTAGGCGAACGCCCTTCCTCACGGTCAGCTGACCGCATCGAGGAAGGAGTTCCCAGTGAACGATTTGACCCCCCATCAGAACGAGCTGACGCCTCACCAGAAGGACGCGATCGGCCGAGCCGCTCACCTGCGGCGGGAAGTGTCGAGCTTCCAGGACATGTGGCCGCGCCTGAATTCGGCCGAACTGCTGCCCCCGATCACCTGGAGCGAGCTCGAGCGCCAGCTTCAGAGCCTGGCGGTCAACCCGACCGCCGCCGCGATGGTGCCGGACCTGGTGGCGGCTACGCGCAAGCAGGCTTCATTCAAGCCCCACGAACTGGTGATGCGGGAGATCCTGTGCATCGCCAGCGCGGTGATGGACGAGACCTTCCTGTCGGACTCCTTGTCTTCGGACTTGGAGGAGGACGACCCAATCAGCTGAGCCTTCCCCTGCGACTGGCCTTCATCGCGGCCGTCATGATCGTGACCGCTCTCGCGTTCGGCTCGATCCTGACGGGGCTCCACGCTCTCGAAAGCCTGTTTCCGTAAGATTGCGCCTCTCAGGAGCCGAGGCGCCCCTCTCTCTCGAACCCATACCTTAGCAACGCGCCAGCATCGCTTGGCGCGAGGAGACTTCTCATGTTCAAGCAACGCCGGATGGCTGCCGTGACTGTGGCCGAAGCTCTGTTCGCCGCCGAAAAGGCCATCGACGCCGCCATCGCCAGCACGGCCGCCCTGGCCGGGCTGATGCCGACCACCCGCCAGGAGGCCAAGCTGTCGGCCCTGATCGGCCAGGACGCCATCATGTCGGCCATCAGCACCATGCAGGCCCTGGGCGTGGCCCGCGAGGGCATCGTCACCACGCACAAGCACCTGACGGTCGCCCAGCACGACATCGGCCTTTCGTCCATGTCGCTCGCCGAGGACGAGTTCGGCAAAGGGCCGGGCTTGGGCATGGCCAACGCCCGCCTGACCGTCGCCGCCTAGAGCTTCAAGGCCCGACACAAGATCCTCGCCGGTCCCGATCGGCGAGGATCATTGCAATCTGGCGGAAAGCCGCCACCCTAGCGCGATGCCGCCGCTCAACTCCCTCCCTCAATGGTCAAGCCTCGCCGCGTTGCTGATCACGGCCGGCTTGGCGCTGTGGCGTGGCGGCTGGCCTGAACGCCTGGCCGGCGTCGCCATGATCCTGGCCTGGTTCGCCACCAGCTTGCTCTACAACACCCACCAGAAGTTCGGTCCTCAGACCGCGGTGTTCCTGGTGGATCTGGCCCTGATGCTGGTGTTGCTGTTCATCGCCCTGCGATCGAATCGCTGGTGGCCGATGTGGGCCTGCGGCTTCCACGGCCTGAGCCTGATCCTGACGCTGGCCACCCTGGCCGATCCCAGGATCCCCAACCGGGCCAGTCTGAACGCCGGCGGCGGCATCTTCAGCTACCTGGCCATGGCGGCGTTGTTCTTCGGCGCCCTGCCCCGCCAGCCACGCCATGCGCCCCCCCGCGCCCCTGACGCCGCGTCACCGCTGACATAGCCTCGAACGCCTGTTTCACTCCCGGCAACGAAGGGAGAGAACTCATGGGCGAAGCCTATATCGTGGCCGCCGCGCGCACGGCCGGCGGACGCAAGGGCGGCAAGGTCTCGGGCTGGCATCCGGCCGACCTGGCCGCAGTGGTGCTGGACGCCCTGGTGGCGCGCAGCGGCGCCGACCCCGCCCTGATCGAGGACGTGATCATGGGCTGCGTCGGCCAGGTGGGCGAG
Encoded proteins:
- the mgrA gene encoding L-glyceraldehyde 3-phosphate reductase, producing MPYRRTGRSGLDLPAISLGLWQNFGGADVFETGRAILRRAFDLGVTHFDLANNYGPPYGSAEENFGRVMATDFKAHRDELVISTKAGWDMWPGPYGGIGGSRKYLIASCDQSLKRMGVDYVDIFYSHRVDPTTPLEETMGALAHLHRQGKALYVGISSYSPELTRQAHAILKSEGVPLLIHQPSYSMVNRWIEDELLDTLDTLGVGCIAFSPLAQGLLTKKYLNGAPADSRAARNGSFGGHLLSEDNLARIRALNAIAERRGQTLAQLALAWVLRDPRVTSALIGARTVAQLEDSLAALNGLSFTAEELAEIDRHASEGGVDLWKVSSELATSDLP